The Triticum aestivum cultivar Chinese Spring chromosome 5A, IWGSC CS RefSeq v2.1, whole genome shotgun sequence genomic sequence attttttctttgtgaatGGGCAACATGTGATTATCGTGATTGCCGTACATCTCCCAGTCAGAATGTAAAATTTACAGGAAGAAGAGATTCATCTCAGATACATCTGGCGGTGTCTATCTTGAAAAGCAAAATGACTGAGATGAATAAACTGTCTCGGTCTAAGAGTAGCAGTCGCATTGCAATGAATAATATCGGTAAAGGTTCTTCGCTGAATGATGTTTCAGTGGCTGCAACTAAGGTGGGTGATTCTTCTGGATTGAGAAGTAAtggaaaaaatgaggaggagaagaaggaaaggaaggaTATCTTTGAAAGTCCTGGTCCATTGCATGACATCATTGTGTGTTGGCTGGATCAACACGAGGTTAGCAGTGCTGCAGGTTTTAAACGTGTGGATGTTCTCATCATAGAGCTTATTCGCAGCGGTGTATTTTATCCTCAAGCTTATGTAAGGCAGCTAATTATTAGTGGAGTAACCGATAAGAATGGTACTCTGCTAGATATGGAAAGGAAAAGGAGGCACCACAGAATTTTAAAGCAGCTTCCTGGGTCGTCTTTATTTGATATTCTCGAGGAAGATGTAGTTGCTGAAGAGCAACAATTGCATGAGCTGATGTCAACATATTCCAGTGAGCGACGCCTTGTGCTTTCTGAACTTTCGAGTGGTCAGTCATTTGATGCAAATAACAGGGGTGAGTATACTTCAAGTTCCTACCTCCGAATTCCATCAGGAGGTACTAATCACGGCGGTGTGCCTGAACAAGTAGAAGATGTGAAAGTTCTGGTGTCGAGCCTGTTGTGCTTTATATATCCTCACTCGGCAGAATCAGAACAAAATGAAACTAAAATGAACTTTCAAGGATCGTCTACTTCAACACTGACACAAGTTGATACCGGAGAAGCAAAAAATGGCTGTGAGGATTGTATGAGGATTAATGGACAAAAGGTGGATGAGAGAACCTCTCCTTTCTTCCCATTGATTCAGTCAGACGAGGAGGATGTTTGGTGGGTGAGGAAAGGGACAGAGCTACAGGAATCTTTTAAGGCTGAACCTGCACTGAAGTCTATTAAACAAACTTCTAGAGGTAGAGCTAAAGTGGTTCGCAAAACACAGAATCTTGCACAGCTTGCGACTGCTAAAATTGAAGGCAGTCAGGGGGAGGCATCTACAAGTCATCTTTGCGAGAGCAAGCTGAGCTGTCCTCACCATAAACCTAGCACTGATGGTGACAGTGGCAAAGATGCTGATCACACGAGGATGACAAATCTGGCTGAAGTTGGGAAGTCATTGAAGAAACTTAGATTGCTTGAAAGGCGATCCATCTCTGTGTGGTTGTTGAAATCAGTAAGGCAACTTGTTGAAGGAAATGAAACGACAGCTTGCAAAGCTAGCAATTCCATAAGCTCCTTTTCCTCTCAGCCTGATGACAAAACTGTGTCCAAATGGAGGCTAGGCGATGAAGAACTGATGTCAATTCTCTATATACTGGACACATGCTGTGATTTAGCCTCTGCTGCAAGGTTCCTTGTATGGTTGCTAGCAAAAATTCGTGGAGGAATGGGTACACTTGGTCAAGTTGGGAGAAGTGCGGCACATATGAAGAACAGAGATAACCAAGTTTGTCAGGTCGGTGAGGCATTTGTGTTCTCATCCTTGCTTAGGTAAGTTTCTCCTAATGTTGATTCCATTAGTCTCAGTTTAAACAAACATGAAGCAGGCAACATGGGAATAGAAGATAATGAAATTTTAGTCACTAGTATAGAGGATAATGCATCACCTTCTGTTTTGTTGTATACGCATCTATCTGAAACGAAAACGTGGCCTAAATTGTGGTGATTTCACGTGTGTTTTGCCTTATCGAGTTCCATGGCATGAAGGTTTACGAGAAATGACCAATACTTGTGTGATGTCTGCAGTCTGTCCTCATATATCCACCACCATTTATCTATCAAAAGTAGACACTGTTTTGTTTCTATGTGCTGATATGCTCTACAATTTAATAAGAATTACTTATGTTTCTGGTTTTATATGTAGACATGCTCAGTGTTTTTTTTAAGTTCCTTGACTAGAAGGTAGCGAGAGAGATGGTCATCTGTGATGAACGGATGTTTCAACTTAGCTATATACTGCTATATTGATTTTTTTTTCTGATGGCTCCACTATGTAATCCTTACAGGTACGAGAACATACTTCTTGCAACTGATCTCTTGCCTGAAGTCCTCAATGCTTCAACGAACAGAAATTTTGTGTTAGGAACTGCAAGGCATCCTGCACCAGCAGCTTTTCCTTATACCCGGTATTTTTTGAGGAAATATAGGGATGTGGCTAGTGTGGTTAGGTGGGAGAAAAATTTTAGGACCACATGTGACCAGCGACTGCTAGCTGATCTTGATAATGGTCGGTCGATTGATGGTGATTTTGTTTCCTCTTCGGGAGTCTTAGGAGGTGAAGAGATTGATGATCAAGTCCGTCAAAAGCTTAGCGGAAGGGGTTCAAGAATTATTCCAAATATGAAGGAGATAGTGCAGCGGCAAGCTGAAGAGATTCAACGCAATTTGAAGGAAAAGAAAATTCCTGCAGCACCCAAGAGTCCCTCTTTTGAGAAGGAAGACAGTTATCAAATTGCACATGACACTGTTTTGGGCTTAGTAGAATGTATCAGGCAAAACGGAGGAGCAACTCCAGATGGAGACCCTTCAGCAGTTGCTTCTGCTGTTTCTGCAGTTGCTTCTGCTGTTTCTGCAGTTGTTGTGAATGCCGGGCATGTCATAGCTAAACATTTGGATTTTGCAGGGGGTAACTATCATGGAGTTGCTTCTATTGGTAATTCATTAAGCTTTGTTCGGCACACTTTGCACATCCACATAAATTCTCTCTGCTTACTGAAAGAAGCTCTTGGGGATCGCTTCAGTCGGGTTTTTGAAGTAGCTCTGGCTGTTGAAGCTTCTTCAGCTGTTACAGCAGCTTTTGCTCCTCCTAAGGTCCAGCGCAATCAGTTTCAACCATCTTCTGAGACTCATGATGCCTATGGAAATCATACAAATGAACCTCTAAGTACCACAGGGAAAGGCTTTGTTGGGAGGGCTGGAAAAGTAGCCGCTGCTATCTCTGCGCTTGTTGTGGGTGCTGTTGTTCATGGAGCTGTCAGTCTTGAGCGGATGATTGCTGTCCTGAAAATAAAAGATGGCCTGGAAATTCAGCAGGTCCTAAGAGGTTTGAGACCTAGCACTAATGGTGCGTCCCGTTCTGCTGTAACCTTTAAGATGGATAATTCAATAGAGGTTTTGGTTCACTGGTTTAGGATTCTATTGGGGAACTGTAGAACCGTCTATGATGGGCTTATTGCAGACATTCTTGGCGAGTCCTATGTTCTTGCACTATCGAGATTGCAGCAGAAGCTTCCTTTGAGTGTGGTATTTCCTCCAGCCTATTCAGTTTTTGCAATAGTACGTTGGAGGCAGTATATCCTTAGCCGTGAAGACATGCAGGTTTATCAGTCTATTGCAAATGCAATAAATGACATCACTAGGCATCAACCTTTTCGTGATATTTGCTTTCGTAATACACATCAGCTGTATGATCTTCTGGCTGCTGATGTTGGTGATTCGGAGTTTGCTGCAATGCTTGAAACACATTGCTCTGACAAGAATGTGAGGCAGCTATTCATGCCTCTCCGTGGCCGTCTTTTTCTGAATGCCCTTGTTGATTGTAAAACGCCAGCAGTTATTCAGGTGGATGGTTCGGAACCTGGTGAGGCAAAAGAGAATGAGTTAAAACTCCTATCGGAGAGGCTTGTTCAGTCCCTAGATACCCTCCAACCTGCAAAGTTCCATTGGCAATGGGTTGAGTTGAGGCTTCTTTTAGATGAACAGGCTCTTGCAGAAAAACTTGATAAAGCTGAAAAAAGTAAGATACCCATGCCGATACTGATGACACTTGCAGACGGACTTCGGAAGCTGTCCCCTAATTCTGAGAGCTTTACACTATCTGAAAGCGAGAAAGGGTTTACTGAAATCATCCTGTCGAGATTAGTTGCCAGACCTGATGCTGCTCCTCTCTACTCTGAAGTTGTCCACCTTCTTGGGAAGCTACAGGAGTCACTTGTCGTGGATGTCAAATGGATCCTTCAAGGGCAAGATGCTGTTCTGGGACGCAAGTCCACAAGACAGCAGCTTCTTACTATTGCTACACGAAGAGGTGTTCCAATAAAGGCACAGGTTTGGAAACCATGGGGATGGTCCAGCTTGCTTACTGATGTAATGGCTAACAGAAGTGCCAAGAGGAAATTGGAAGCAGCTCCAATCGAGGAAGGAGAAGTTGTGGATGACCCCGCCGATGCCAAAAGGCCAAGCAAAAGTACCCCAAATAATGTGGATAGAAGCGTTGAAGCCATCAGATCTAATATTAATAAATATGTAACTgagaaggcctttgctgaatttatGTTGCCATGCATCGACAGGAGTTCGCCTGAATTTCGCAGTATATTTGCTGGTGAATTGATCAAACAGATGGGAACTGTCAGTGAACACATCAAAGCAATATCACGAAATGGTGCCAAACATGTTGGTTTAGTTCCTTCAGGAAATGATGTTTCATCGAACAAATCCAGTGGCCGTAAAGGAATTCGAGGTGGAAGTCCAAATATTGGCAGGCGAGTCACGGTGGGTAATGATCCAACTCCTCCTTCAGCATCTGCTCTGCAGGCAATAGTGTGGCTGCGCCTCCAATTTATTATCAGGTTGCTTCAAGTAATCCTGGCAGATAGGTAAGGATTGAAAAACAATATAGTTATGTTTGAAGTTTAATTTTGCTCGGAGATTTTCCTGATATTAGTTTTTCAATTGATTAACATCTATTGAAAAACATCATTGCTTAGTTTTAAATTCTTAGTGTGACGTGTATTTCATGTACTAGATCACTAGCATGCTTAGGTAGTGTGAAACATCTCTATTCTTTTGATACTTTAGGGCATTGCTGTCCCTCAAGTGCAACTTGTGACTATTTCTTTTAATATACTAATGACTACTCTTGTATTTTCATGTTCTTACTAAAAACTCTAGGGGCATGAGGCATACACTTGCTCCTGCGATACTAAGCCTGCTTGCGGCACGCATAATCTATGAAGATGCAGATTCGCCCCTTCCTCCTGCCAGTTTGATTGCCTCGAGACGGGAAGTCGACTCTTTGCTGGAACCTCCCATGGATGTCCTGCTTGATCGCCCAAGCGAGAGTCTTTTCGAGAGGCTTTTATGTGTTTTCCATGCGCTGCTTGGCAATTGCAAACCAAGTTGGATGAAGTCGAAGCCAGTTTCCAAGCCAACCGTCAGAGCCTCACGAGATATCCCTGCATTTGATAATGAAGCGGCTGTGGCCTTGCAGGTCAGTCCAGTGCTTGAATTGATAACTGCTGCTACTTGCTTTCTTGTTGCGTCATGTGCTATATATAATAATGTCTCGTTTCCTTCAGAATATGCCACAAGTTGTTAATATGCACTTACTGAATTGTGTTTCTCTGCCACTTTTTACTTCCCCACTGTCAATAATGCTAACTTTCTTTTGCAGTCTGCTTTGGACCATATGGAGTTGCCTGGAGCGATCAGGCGAAGGATCCAAGCGGCGATGCCGATTCTCCCACCAGCTCGACACCCTAGTATACAAAGCCAGCCTCCCCAGCTGTCCTTGGCTGCACTGTCACCACTCCAGAGCACTCCATCTACATCAGGTCCTCAACAGAAAAGCACTTCTCACAGTTGGGTCCCCACCAACATCTCGAGCAGAAGCAAGGCGGTGTTGCCTCCCCAAGACCCCGAGATGGAGGTAGACCCCTGGACCTTGCTCGAGGACGGCACCAGCTGCCCCGCCACATCATCAGGAAGCAACAGTGCCAGTGGCATCGCCCCCGACCACTCCAACCTGAAGGCGTGCAGCTGGCTCAAGGGCGCGGTGAGGGTGCGGAGGACGGAGCTGACATACATCGGGTCTCTGGACGACGACAGCTGACGCACAGCCATGCCGGCACAGCGAGGGCGACCTGTTCTCGCACCGGACCGAACTCTTCTCCAGTGTACAAGAGGGTGGAAACCTCCGCCTTATGTGGCGGCCCCGTGTAGAATACCGACCGACCTTGCCCCTGTTTTGTTGCTAGGGCGCCTCGCAGGAGCGACGGTGTACATAGTGGGGGACATTAGTCCGCTCCGCGAGCAGCGGGCCCTGCCTGTGTAGCTTAATTAATTATCCAGGTTTAGGAGGGATGATGTTGGTGATGCACCTTAGCTGATTCGCCGAAAAGGCTCATATATTCTTTGGTCTGGTTGTGGTGCAAGttgctctgctgctgctgcttttaaCTGAGATGGTTTGACCTGTTGATATATGAGCCTTTGTGATTTTGCCTTGATAGATAGTTAAAGAAACAGTCTTGCTAAATCTTAATCGATTGAGACTTGGGTCTTAGACTAGCTATATATGTGAGACTTTACATTAAAATCCATGCAAAAAAATTCTTCTTACTTTTTTTTTGCATGTCATGTCACTTGATTGAGTCTTGGTTGAATCTCAGTAGACTGAGAGCTAGCTACACCCTTAAAGAAATGCTAGATGAAAAAGCCTGCTTTGCAGAAATTGTGATGTCTGGGCCACCGTGCCGTACCAATGTGATAAGTCATTTATATGTACATTTCTACAAGGGCTGTCCAAATAATGTGAGAGACGATATTAAAGATCTTTTTGTACGCGCTTAATGAATCTCTTGACTAGAAATATTTCAAGGACCAAGCTAGGGGCTGGGTGCAGGCTGGATGGAGCAGGTGCTATCCACTAGAAAATACCTTGGAATGCTCGTTAAACGAGTCACCTAGGCAATACTGACGTATTTTGTGCCCTTCTTGAAGGTACTGTGCGGCATTTGCTAATGCTTTAACCCGAGGCTATTGGTAGGGTAGCAAACGTGGATACACAAGCCGTGCTTAACATGCATCCAATGCTCTGCTCTTGAGGATAACATGCTACTTGACACCTGTAACTTGTGGATTCTTATCGACACGGTGAACCTTATTGGCGCCCCCATATCAAGTTCATTAACTAGTCCCACGATACCAATCGAGTCAAGCGCAATCCTAAATACTCTCTCGACACACATGTGTCCAATCAAGTCATGTCCACGACTCATGCGGCCATCCTACTGGGAAAATTAAAATAAATCCAAGACGAGGATGCACGTCCATGCGGTTCCTACTCGACTCTTATGCTCCCCTGCTCATCAAATTTCCTTTGTGATTGCCTTGATAGATAGTTAAAGAAATGGTAGACGAAAAAACCTTGCTTTGCAAAAAATTCAGGAACCACCGATGCTTTGTGGATTCAAACCGACcatacactactgcaggaatgCTTAGCAGTGGAGGGTGGGAAAAGTCCATCAGTGGCGGGCAAGGCTCTCAAGGCCACTCGCATGTGTGTATTATGTTGTATGTGGTTACTTGGCCTCTTGACTCGGTTGAGTATGTTAAGGCTGAGTAACTCTGTGCTTGTGAGGTGAGATTGTCCAATTAATTTGGTTTACACAAATGACAAGAAAACTCATTTACAAATAGATCAAGGGGTGTGTATATACCGGAGCACTCCCCTTATGTTGTGCCGAGTGATATTGTCTTTGACGATATTATGATCTATCTTCGAAAAAAATCAACATTTATGTATGATCCTGGTCGTCGCTACAATGTCCAGAACGGCAGGTTCATGCAGAGGCGAACATGAAGAAGTTGGAGGGAGTTAGCATAGACTTAGATTATGCCATAACATAGGTGATAGTTTAGCAATACAATCTAAGTTTTCAGTATCCGGTACCTTGTTATTTCAAGAAACACTTGTGAGTACAATACTATGTTCTGTTCCCTTAAACATTCAATTAAGACGGGCATTAATTGAGGAACGGTGGGATAGATGGCTGCACTTAGTGCGTAGGTTGATGGAGGTCAACCTGTCTAATGAGCCAGATGTATTCCGATGGAAACTCTTGTTTTAGGCGTGTTCGCAGTCAAATCTATGTATGTGGACTTGATTAATATTGGACCAATATCCCCAGAGCTATTCATATTCGGAAAACAAATGTGCTTTAAAAAaatgtggtttgtgcataaggaAGTGATTCTGACTAAGTACACTTTGGCAAAACGTAGGTGGGATGGGAGTAAACGGTGTTGCTTTTGTGATCACAAGGAAATGATTCAACATTTGTTTCTTAAATTCCATTAGCCAGGTTATTGTGGCGAACAATACATGTGTCCTTTAACGTTTCTCCACCCACTAGTATCTCCAATTTGTTTAGCAATTGGTTAGGTTGGGTTGAGCCTAATATAGTGGCTTGAATTCGTGTGGAAGTTTGTGCATTATCTTGGGCTATTTCAAACTGTAGGAATGATGTTGTATTTAACCGGACAAATATCACAAACTTTTTCCGGGTTATCTACCGGGCATCCggatggatccgtacgtggtcattACTGCACCGTGCGGAGTGCGGGGGAGAGGGAGTATATAGCCTTTGAGTGCAATGTATAGAAGACGGTAGCAGGGGCTACATACAAGCGGTTTGGATGACGGTCCAATAATAGGATAGGGATGTATGCCTGCTAGTTGTTGCTATTTTTGTACTTTCTTGCCTATGTTCATGTACTTGAGAGTTGAGACGTTACTCGTATTTTGATACTACGTTCAGTCAAAAAATAACTGTATGCATCACTTATGCTTATGCAGAGGCCGAGGGTATTCATCTTTTTCAAAAGAATTGGTGACGTGATACAGGATGGGGGAGATGTTTTCTCTTAACGTCCAAAAAAGACCCAGGACTTGTGCCCGCATTTTATTTTGGCTTTCGATTTTAAAGTTTTATACCTTTTAAACAAAAATCAAAATTAAGTTTTGTTTTTATATTTGTATTTCTCGTGACCAACGCTTTCAAATAAGATTCATTTTGAATATATTTGGATGACTTTTGAAAGATATGTTAAGTTTCACTGCTTGAACTTAGTACCAGCGACCAATAAAAATCCATTATTTTGCATCTACGACCGACAGAAAAAAATCTTAAAATTATATCCCTAAAACTGGTTAAAACTTGGCATGTTAGATGCAAAATGTTGAAACTTAAAATTTACTGTGCCTTCATGCGGGATTGAACTACTGCGCGAATGGCAAAGCAAAACGAGCGGACAGCGGACTAGGCAGGTGAGTGCCCCCCGCACTTGCGTGCCCCTGCTGTTGAATACATAATCTATGCATGTATATTGTCTTATGTATATTAGGCCCACCTCTCTAGTTTGTTGTATAGATTAAGGTAGAGGCCCCACCttgtactcatatatatatagtgcaCATTGCACCGAATCAATACATCGTGCAATTACATCAtcatacatggtatcagttttcggATTCTAAAACCCTAGcttccgcccgcgccgccgccgcgcctttgCCCTAGCGCCGTCGCCGCACTACCCTACTGCCGCCGCCGCGCACCTCCTACACCTGCTGCCGCCGCACTCTTAGCTGCCGCCGCAACCATAGCTGCCTGCTGCCGCCGCAACCCTAGCCGCCATGCTGCAACCTAGCCGCCATTGCAACCTCATCATGtcttccgtcacctcctccgcctCCAACCCGTTCGCCGATGCCAACCCTCCCGATGTCGCCGACATCTGCAACCTCAACATCTACAAGTGGCTTCCGGTTCGTCTTGCTCAGACAGACTCCTCCTACTATGCATGGAAGACCTACTTCTCCCTTGTGTTCCAGGAGTACAACCTCCTTGATCACATGGATGGTTCCGTTGACTCAAGCCTCGTGCCCGCGCATCATGAGTGGTCCACCATTGACGCCACGCTCATCCGATGGTTGTTCCTCACCATCTCGCCGGACCTGTTTCATACGGTTGTGCAAGACGTTGATGATGCCAACATCGTTTGGACTAAGCTGAACAAACTCTTCACCCACAATCGTCTCCAATGCCACGTTTTTTTCCAGCAAGAGTTCTTCGGGTGCCACCAAGATAACTCTTCCGTCGACGACTACTGTCATCATCTCAAGAACCTTGCTGACGAGCTCCGCGACATTGGCACGAAGATCAATGATGATCTCCTTCTCAACACGCTCACCGCCGGCTTCAACAAGGACTTTGGCAACGCCGCGAGGAATCTCATGCTCATCCCCGAGCCCTCCTTCGCCAAGTTTGTGGCTTCTCTCCGGTTGGAGGAGAGCCGGATGAAACAAGTGAAGACCCTGGCCATGCATACCGCACTCGCCGCCGACACCACTCATGGTGGCCCTCCACCACCACCCACCGCTCCTCAACAGTAGCGGGCTCCcgcgccctgctacctcttgagcactatgttggttttcccttgaagaggaaagggtgatgcaacaaagtagcgtaagtatttacctcagttttcgagaaccaaggtatcaatccagtaggagaccacgcgcgagtcacctcgtacctacacaaacaaataagaatctcgcaaccaacgcgataaaggagttgtcaatcccttcacgaccacttgcaagagtgagatctgatagagataataattataataataagataaatatttttggtatttttatgatatagattgaaagtaaagattgcaaaataaaatagattggaaacttgtatgatggagaatagacccgggggccataggtttcactagtggcttctctcaagatagcataagtattatggtgggtgaacaaattactgtcgagcaattgatagaaaagcgaataattatgagaatatctaggtatgatcatgtatataggcatcacgtccgtgacaagtagaccgactcctgcctgcatctactactattactccacacatcgaccgctatccagcatgcatctagagtattaagttcataagaacagagtaacgccttaagtaagatgacatgatgtagaggtataaactcatgcaatatgatataaaccccatctttttatcctcgatggcaacaatacaatacgtgtcgtttccctttctgtcactgggatcgagcaccgcaagattgaacctaaagctaagcacttctcccattgcagaaagatcaatctagtaggtcaaaccaaactgataattcgaagagacttgcaaagataaaccaatcatacataaaagaattcagagaagattcaaatattgttcatagataaacttgatcataaacctacaattcatcggatctcgacagacacaccacaaaagaagattacatcgaatagatctccaagagaatcgaggagaactttgtattgagatccaaagagagagaagaagccatctagctactagctatggacccgaaggtctgaagtaaactactcacacatcatcagaggggccatggagttgatgtagaggccctctgtgatcaatgccccctccgacgaagctccggaaaaggccccaagatgggatctcttgggtacagaaggttgcggcggtggaaatagagtttcgtggtgctcctggatgtttgcggggtatatggatatatataggaggaagaagtaggttggtggagcaacgaagggcccacaagggtggagggcgcgcccagggggtaggcgcgcccctctgcctcgtgggctcctcgattgtttcttgacgtccactccaagtctcctggatcacgtttgttccaacaatcacgcttccgaaggtttcattccatttggactccgtttgatattccttttctgcgaaacactgaaataggtaacaaaacaacaatttgggctaggcttccggttaataggctagtcccaaaaataatataaaagtgtaaaataaagcctgttatcatccaaaacagataatataatagcatggaacaatcaaaaattatagataagttggagaagtatcaagcatccccaagcttaattcctgctcgtcctcgagtaggtaaatgataaaaacagaaattttgttGTGGAatacttcct encodes the following:
- the LOC123106058 gene encoding mediator of RNA polymerase II transcription subunit 12 isoform X1, with amino-acid sequence MQRYAGAGNSNSSGFSGGPASAGGRDSSRLDVSPYAPPNYPLNPRRQQQLAPYRLKCDREPLNNKLGPPDFYPQTPNCPEETLTKEYVQSGYKETVEGIEEAREIVLSHISYFCKPDIVGKCKEALKKRLRAINESRAQKRKAGQVYGVPLSGSLLIKPGVYPEQRPCNEDSRRKWAEALAQPNKRLRLLSEHVPHGYRRKSLFDVLTRCNVPLLRATWFVKVTYLNQPQVRPTSSSISTGASDNQRSNQWTKDVVEYLQQLLDESSLKEAHPSFKEQPSAGLISGATQVKLKHEAPSAGGDTEEPLVHFKWWYMVRLVQWHLTEELLVPSVLIEWLCYQLQERDSVEALELLLPIVLGLVETITLSQTYVRMFVEILVRRLSDASAVDNPKRSSINSVIAELLRYMVLAVPDTFVSLDFFPLPSFVAPDVYGRGALLKITGGGEMSSSKRRDVYRYLSCGYAVCSIQRRASDLATLASPNVHARGAAKVVQALDKALVTGNLTMAYSSLFNDLSDALMEERWIKEVSPCLQSSLMWIGTVELSLICSIFFLCEWATCDYRDCRTSPSQNVKFTGRRDSSQIHLAVSILKSKMTEMNKLSRSKSSSRIAMNNIGKGSSLNDVSVAATKVGDSSGLRSNGKNEEEKKERKDIFESPGPLHDIIVCWLDQHEVSSAAGFKRVDVLIIELIRSGVFYPQAYVRQLIISGVTDKNGTLLDMERKRRHHRILKQLPGSSLFDILEEDVVAEEQQLHELMSTYSSERRLVLSELSSGQSFDANNRGEYTSSSYLRIPSGGTNHGGVPEQVEDVKVLVSSLLCFIYPHSAESEQNETKMNFQGSSTSTLTQVDTGEAKNGCEDCMRINGQKVDERTSPFFPLIQSDEEDVWWVRKGTELQESFKAEPALKSIKQTSRGRAKVVRKTQNLAQLATAKIEGSQGEASTSHLCESKLSCPHHKPSTDGDSGKDADHTRMTNLAEVGKSLKKLRLLERRSISVWLLKSVRQLVEGNETTACKASNSISSFSSQPDDKTVSKWRLGDEELMSILYILDTCCDLASAARFLVWLLAKIRGGMGTLGQVGRSAAHMKNRDNQVCQVGEAFVFSSLLRYENILLATDLLPEVLNASTNRNFVLGTARHPAPAAFPYTRYFLRKYRDVASVVRWEKNFRTTCDQRLLADLDNGRSIDGDFVSSSGVLGGEEIDDQVRQKLSGRGSRIIPNMKEIVQRQAEEIQRNLKEKKIPAAPKSPSFEKEDSYQIAHDTVLGLVECIRQNGGATPDGDPSAVASAVSAVASAVSAVVVNAGHVIAKHLDFAGGNYHGVASIGNSLSFVRHTLHIHINSLCLLKEALGDRFSRVFEVALAVEASSAVTAAFAPPKVQRNQFQPSSETHDAYGNHTNEPLSTTGKGFVGRAGKVAAAISALVVGAVVHGAVSLERMIAVLKIKDGLEIQQVLRGLRPSTNGASRSAVTFKMDNSIEVLVHWFRILLGNCRTVYDGLIADILGESYVLALSRLQQKLPLSVVFPPAYSVFAIVRWRQYILSREDMQVYQSIANAINDITRHQPFRDICFRNTHQLYDLLAADVGDSEFAAMLETHCSDKNVRQLFMPLRGRLFLNALVDCKTPAVIQVDGSEPGEAKENELKLLSERLVQSLDTLQPAKFHWQWVELRLLLDEQALAEKLDKAEKSKIPMPILMTLADGLRKLSPNSESFTLSESEKGFTEIILSRLVARPDAAPLYSEVVHLLGKLQESLVVDVKWILQGQDAVLGRKSTRQQLLTIATRRGVPIKAQVWKPWGWSSLLTDVMANRSAKRKLEAAPIEEGEVVDDPADAKRPSKSTPNNVDRSVEAIRSNINKYVTEKAFAEFMLPCIDRSSPEFRSIFAGELIKQMGTVSEHIKAISRNGAKHVGLVPSGNDVSSNKSSGRKGIRGGSPNIGRRVTVGNDPTPPSASALQAIVWLRLQFIIRLLQVILADRGMRHTLAPAILSLLAARIIYEDADSPLPPASLIASRREVDSLLEPPMDVLLDRPSESLFERLLCVFHALLGNCKPSWMKSKPVSKPTVRASRDIPAFDNEAAVALQSALDHMELPGAIRRRIQAAMPILPPARHPSIQSQPPQLSLAALSPLQSTPSTSGPQQKSTSHSWVPTNISSRSKAVLPPQDPEMEVDPWTLLEDGTSCPATSSGSNSASGIAPDHSNLKACSWLKGAVRVRRTELTYIGSLDDDS